In Brienomyrus brachyistius isolate T26 chromosome 3, BBRACH_0.4, whole genome shotgun sequence, the following proteins share a genomic window:
- the vhll gene encoding von Hippel-Lindau-like protein: MADQEARKTLRSLNSNTPTHVKFINKSRQMVRAWWLNFSGLPVSYGDIRPGGSLKMNTFLTHPWVFRTSDGYVQLLADREEVYFPTLTEYEDGFPVYKDVLIISQVNTLQEYCCMLIRKMVKREDFDKLDIPECLKSDLTRTPDLLKELQIARAQYSDG; the protein is encoded by the exons ATGGCTGACCAGGAAGCAAGGAAGACACTAAGATCTCTCAATTCAAATACACCTACTCATGTGAAGTTCATCAACAAGTCCAGACAAATGGTCAGAGCTTGGTGGCTAAACTTTTCTGGGCTCCCTGTATCCTACGGTGACATTCGGCCGGGCGGATCCTTGAAAATGAACACGTTTCTCA CTCATCCGTGGGTCTTTAGAACATCTGACGGTTATGTACAACTTCTGGCGGACAGAGAAGAGGTATATTTTCCTACTTTAACAGAGTATGAAGACGGATTTCCAGTATATAAAGATGTGCTGATAATCTCACAAG TTAATACCTTACAGGAGTATTGCTGCATGCTGATCCGTAAAATGGTGAAGAGGGAAGACTTTGACAAACTTGACATTCCTGAATGCCTGAAGAGCGATCTTACCAGGACTCCAGATCTACTGAAGGAATTACAGATAGCTCGAGCACAATACAGTGATGGATAA